One Solirubrobacterales bacterium genomic window carries:
- a CDS encoding 23S rRNA (pseudouridine(1915)-N(3))-methyltransferase RlmH, which produces MKVTVLAVGRIKAPFAEAEARYLKLARPRERIEVIEVKDDAALLRRVDPRHHSVSLDPESNGMSSEEWARWLDRRRHEGRDLTFLIGGPAGLPGEVRERAAESVSLGRHTMAHQLARVVLLEQIFRAGKIIAGERYHL; this is translated from the coding sequence GTGAAGGTAACGGTGCTCGCGGTGGGCAGGATCAAGGCTCCGTTCGCCGAGGCCGAGGCCCGCTACCTCAAGCTGGCCCGGCCCCGGGAACGGATCGAGGTGATCGAGGTGAAGGACGATGCCGCCCTGCTGCGGCGGGTCGACCCTCGCCATCACTCGGTGAGTCTCGACCCGGAGAGCAACGGAATGAGTTCTGAAGAGTGGGCCCGATGGCTCGACCGGCGTCGACACGAGGGGCGGGACCTGACCTTCCTGATCGGCGGTCCGGCCGGCCTGCCCGGGGAGGTCCGGGAGCGGGCTGCGGAGTCCGTTTCGCTTGGCCGGCACACCATGGCCCACCAGCTCGCCCGGGTCGTCCTGCTGGAACAGATCTTTCGGGCCGGCAAGATAATCGCCGGTGAGCGTTATCACCTCTGA